Proteins from one Mycobacterium sp. HUMS_12744610 genomic window:
- a CDS encoding TetR family transcriptional regulator, with amino-acid sequence MAKRAIPPGPRDERGVLAARILAAARDEFAEHGWAGTAIRAVARAADVDPALIYHYFGSKEGLLDAATDPPRKWLESVVATWAAPTSDLGRQLVRNMLASWADEEIGPILRAVMMTAAHDSKTRDKLRAIVERGLIGQSTLGADEDERLRRSGLIATQLIGLGMVRYVWQIEPIASMSDDEVVAALAPNLQRYVEGDIG; translated from the coding sequence ATGGCCAAGCGAGCGATCCCCCCGGGCCCGCGCGACGAACGCGGCGTGTTGGCCGCGCGCATCCTGGCGGCGGCGCGCGACGAATTCGCCGAGCACGGCTGGGCCGGCACCGCGATCCGCGCCGTCGCCCGCGCCGCGGACGTGGACCCGGCGCTGATCTACCACTACTTCGGCTCCAAGGAGGGCCTGCTCGACGCCGCGACCGACCCGCCGCGGAAGTGGCTCGAGTCGGTCGTCGCGACGTGGGCGGCGCCGACGTCGGACCTGGGGCGTCAGCTCGTCCGCAACATGCTGGCCAGCTGGGCCGACGAGGAGATCGGCCCGATCCTGCGCGCGGTGATGATGACCGCCGCGCACGACAGCAAGACCCGCGACAAGCTGCGGGCGATCGTCGAGCGCGGCCTGATCGGCCAGTCCACGCTGGGGGCCGACGAGGACGAGCGGCTGCGGCGCAGTGGTCTGATCGCCACCCAGCTGATCGGGCTGGGGATGGTGCGGTACGTCTGGCAGATCGAACCGATCGCGTCGATGTCCGACGACGAGGTGGTGGCGGCGCTGGCGCCCAACCTGCAGCGCTACGTGGAGGGCGACATCGGGTGA
- a CDS encoding M15 family metallopeptidase, giving the protein MSSVRRFHGPVIAVALAVGACQAPRATAGPDVPPVSAAARAAGFVDVRSVVPDAVVDLRYATTNNFTHTQLYPSDARCLVHQSMAPGLGAAAAALRPQGHVLVFWDCYRPHDVQVKMFNVVPNPAWVARPGSYAHSHESGRSVDVTFTSAGQPCPPDRHAGGVCLADMGTDFDDFTPRATAFATQGVSPEAQANRAQLRNAMTYGGLSVYSGEWWHFNGPGAAVDRPILDVPVD; this is encoded by the coding sequence ATGTCATCGGTGCGGCGGTTCCACGGGCCGGTGATCGCCGTGGCGCTCGCGGTCGGCGCTTGCCAGGCTCCGCGGGCCACCGCCGGGCCGGACGTGCCGCCCGTCAGCGCGGCGGCGCGCGCGGCGGGGTTCGTCGACGTCCGCAGCGTCGTGCCGGACGCCGTCGTCGACCTGCGCTATGCGACGACGAACAACTTCACCCACACGCAGTTGTATCCATCCGACGCCCGGTGCCTGGTGCACCAGTCGATGGCGCCCGGCCTCGGCGCGGCCGCGGCGGCGCTGCGCCCCCAGGGACACGTGCTGGTCTTCTGGGACTGCTACCGGCCCCACGACGTGCAGGTCAAGATGTTCAACGTCGTGCCCAATCCGGCGTGGGTCGCGCGGCCGGGGTCCTACGCGCACAGCCACGAGTCCGGGCGCTCGGTCGACGTGACGTTCACCAGCGCGGGGCAGCCATGTCCGCCCGACCGTCATGCCGGCGGGGTGTGCCTGGCCGACATGGGCACCGACTTCGACGACTTCACCCCCCGGGCAACCGCATTCGCCACGCAGGGCGTCAGCCCGGAGGCCCAGGCGAACCGCGCCCAGCTGCGGAACGCGATGACCTACGGCGGGCTGAGCGTGTACTCCGGTGAATGGTGGCACTTCAACGGACCGGGCGCCGCCGTCGACCGGCCGATCCTCGACGTCCCGGTCGACTAG
- a CDS encoding methyltransferase domain-containing protein translates to MSDEPRANYTHGHHESVLHGHQRRTADDSAAYLLPHLKPGLSLLDVGCGPGTITGDLAARVDPGRVTAVDQFGEVLEVARAEVQRRNLSNVSFATADVHRLEFPDDSFDVVHAHQVLQHVADPVGALREMRRVCRPGGIVAARDADYAGFVWYPRLPALDLWLDLYEKAARANRGEPDAGRRLLSWALEAGFTDIAPTGSLWCYATPATRQWWGGMWAERILHSGVARELLRLGLATPAQLEEISAAWRAWAAAPDGWLAIPHGEIVCHP, encoded by the coding sequence GTGAGCGACGAGCCTCGGGCCAACTACACCCACGGACACCACGAGTCGGTGCTGCACGGCCACCAGCGGCGCACGGCCGACGACTCCGCGGCCTACCTGCTGCCGCACCTGAAGCCGGGGCTTTCCCTACTCGACGTCGGGTGCGGGCCCGGGACCATCACCGGCGACCTGGCCGCCCGGGTCGACCCCGGACGGGTCACGGCCGTCGACCAGTTCGGCGAGGTCCTCGAGGTGGCCCGCGCGGAGGTGCAGCGGCGCAACCTGTCCAACGTCTCGTTCGCCACCGCCGACGTCCACCGGCTCGAGTTTCCCGACGACAGCTTCGACGTCGTCCACGCCCATCAGGTGCTGCAGCACGTCGCCGACCCGGTGGGCGCGCTGCGCGAGATGCGCCGCGTCTGCCGGCCGGGCGGTATCGTGGCGGCCCGCGACGCCGACTACGCCGGATTCGTCTGGTATCCAAGGCTTCCCGCGCTCGACCTGTGGCTGGATCTCTACGAGAAGGCGGCCCGCGCCAACCGCGGCGAACCCGATGCGGGCCGACGGCTGCTGTCCTGGGCGCTCGAGGCCGGGTTTACCGACATCGCGCCCACGGGCAGCCTCTGGTGCTACGCCACGCCCGCGACCCGCCAGTGGTGGGGCGGGATGTGGGCCGAGCGGATCCTGCATTCGGGGGTGGCGCGCGAGTTGCTGCGGCTGGGCCTGGCCACGCCGGCGCAGCTCGAGGAGATCTCCGCGGCGTGGCGCGCCTGGGCCGCGGCCCCGGACGGCTGGCTGGCGATCCCGCACGGCGAGATCGTCTGTCACCCCTGA
- a CDS encoding amidase, translating to MTVSRPTAGDLDAAAHHFGFHLDAAARRDYLAAVHRTLASYDVVDALYDELARPQTPERAYRFPTPEENPLGAWYVTTEIRSGAEGPLSGRTVAVKDNIAVAGVPMMNGSRAVEGFVPGRDATVVERLLAAGATIAGKSVCEDLCCSGSSFTSASGPVRNPWDTARETGGSSSGSGALVSAGEVDLALGGDQGGSIRIPAALCGIVGHKPTHGLVPYTGAFPIERTIDHLGPMTRTVADAALLLTVLAGPDGHDPRQRQRTAAFDYRATLTGDVTGLRVGILDEGFGQPGSSPEADELVRAGARRFTEYGCRVGEVSVPWHRTALHVFTVIFTDGATYQMVDGNGYGLGVDGWYDPELVAHFARQRVAHADELASTVKATALCGHYGLTALGATSYAKARNLLPQVRAAYDAALTEYDVLVMPTVPGTADPLPAGGPGDVGLLGRALGKATNTAPMDITGHPALSVPAGLLDGLPVGMMIVGRRFDDATVLRAGAAFESLCGGFSSPGSASAQG from the coding sequence ATGACGGTTTCGCGGCCAACGGCCGGCGACCTCGACGCCGCGGCACACCATTTCGGGTTCCACCTCGACGCCGCCGCCCGGCGCGACTACCTGGCGGCCGTGCACCGCACCCTGGCGTCCTATGACGTCGTCGATGCGCTCTACGACGAGCTGGCGCGGCCGCAGACCCCCGAACGCGCGTACCGGTTCCCGACGCCGGAGGAAAACCCGCTCGGCGCCTGGTACGTCACCACCGAGATCCGCTCCGGTGCGGAGGGACCGCTGTCGGGCCGGACGGTCGCGGTCAAGGACAACATCGCCGTCGCCGGCGTTCCGATGATGAACGGGTCCCGCGCGGTCGAGGGCTTCGTCCCCGGCCGCGACGCGACCGTCGTCGAACGCCTGCTCGCCGCCGGGGCGACCATCGCCGGCAAGAGCGTGTGCGAGGACCTGTGCTGCTCGGGGTCGAGTTTCACCTCCGCCTCGGGGCCGGTGCGCAATCCCTGGGACACCGCGCGCGAGACGGGCGGATCCTCGAGCGGGAGCGGCGCCCTGGTCTCCGCCGGGGAAGTCGACCTGGCCCTCGGCGGCGACCAGGGCGGCTCGATCCGCATCCCGGCCGCGCTGTGCGGCATCGTCGGGCACAAGCCGACCCACGGCCTGGTGCCCTACACCGGCGCGTTCCCGATCGAGCGGACGATCGACCATCTCGGACCCATGACGCGCACCGTCGCCGACGCCGCGCTGTTGCTCACGGTGCTCGCCGGGCCCGACGGCCACGACCCGCGCCAGCGCCAGCGCACAGCCGCGTTCGACTACCGGGCCACTCTCACCGGCGACGTCACCGGGTTGCGGGTCGGCATCCTCGACGAGGGCTTCGGCCAGCCCGGCTCGTCACCGGAGGCCGACGAACTCGTCCGCGCGGGGGCGCGGCGGTTCACCGAATATGGTTGCCGCGTAGGAGAAGTCAGCGTGCCCTGGCACCGGACGGCGCTACACGTGTTCACTGTCATCTTCACCGACGGCGCCACCTACCAGATGGTCGACGGCAACGGCTACGGGCTCGGCGTCGACGGGTGGTACGACCCGGAACTCGTCGCGCACTTCGCCCGGCAGCGAGTCGCCCACGCCGACGAATTGGCCAGCACCGTCAAGGCCACCGCGCTGTGCGGGCACTACGGCCTCACGGCGCTGGGCGCCACCTCGTATGCCAAGGCGCGCAACCTCTTACCGCAGGTGCGGGCCGCCTACGACGCGGCGCTGACCGAGTACGACGTGCTGGTGATGCCGACCGTTCCGGGGACGGCGGACCCGCTGCCGGCGGGGGGTCCCGGTGATGTCGGGCTGCTCGGGCGCGCGCTGGGCAAGGCGACCAACACCGCGCCCATGGACATCACCGGTCATCCCGCCCTCTCGGTGCCCGCCGGGCTCCTCGACGGTCTGCCGGTCGGGATGATGATCGTGGGCAGGCGATTCGACGACGCCACGGTGCTGCGGGCCGGCGCCGCCTTCGAGTCCCTGTGCGGCGGCTTCTCCTCCCCGGGTAGCGCGAGCGCTCAGGGGTGA